A stretch of the Candidatus Binatia bacterium genome encodes the following:
- a CDS encoding DUF3800 domain-containing protein: protein MRGYFDESGTHDQSRVTTIAGWVATTEMWRKCLVEWQAALDKKGLLRFHGSEFDYFTRQNKWSAEEYSAFIEELTGILPKRTGFGVSGSVVTSAYEKLPEWVREKIRSRYHFCFHVVMHKLMKKMKNIISNDALVLTFEQKDDEMGRILESFKKDYIAHDYHNQLDGFFFGSKEKFPLLQTADFLVYEMNKWIDNALYSDKPVRPQIEMLAKGRKKLHSIYYGYHDEETLAGFPAILEQDREEVVAGMPSDLIWWPASWHRNYTPK, encoded by the coding sequence ATGCGCGGATATTTTGACGAGAGCGGCACGCACGATCAAAGCCGAGTAACCACCATTGCCGGGTGGGTAGCCACTACGGAAATGTGGCGGAAGTGTCTGGTTGAATGGCAAGCCGCGCTGGACAAAAAAGGTTTACTTCGGTTTCATGGTTCCGAGTTCGACTATTTCACCAGACAAAATAAATGGTCCGCTGAGGAATACTCGGCATTCATCGAGGAGTTAACTGGCATCCTGCCTAAGCGTACTGGGTTTGGCGTGTCCGGATCTGTTGTTACTTCTGCCTATGAGAAGCTACCGGAATGGGTACGGGAAAAGATTAGAAGTCGTTATCATTTCTGTTTTCACGTAGTCATGCATAAGTTAATGAAAAAGATGAAGAATATAATAAGCAACGATGCCCTTGTTCTTACTTTCGAACAGAAAGACGATGAAATGGGCCGCATTCTAGAATCCTTTAAGAAAGACTACATAGCTCATGACTACCACAACCAACTTGACGGATTCTTTTTCGGCTCGAAAGAAAAGTTTCCATTACTTCAGACGGCGGATTTTCTCGTGTACGAGATGAATAAATGGATCGATAACGCTCTATATTCAGACAAGCCGGTGAGACCGCAAATTGAGATGTTGGCTAAGGGTAGAAAGAAACTCCATTCGATTTACTATGGCTATCACGACGAAGAAACGCTCGCGGGCTTTCCGGCAATTCTTGAACAAGATCGGGAAGAGGTGGTGGCGGGCATGCCCAGTGATTTGATATGGTGGCCCGCCTCTTGGCACAGAAATTACACCCCAAAATGA